One Blattabacterium cuenoti DNA window includes the following coding sequences:
- the dnaK gene encoding molecular chaperone DnaK, translating into MSKIIGIDLGTTNSCVAVMEVNDPVVIPNSEGKRTTPSIVAFVDSGERKIGDPAKRQAVTNPQKTIFSIKRFMGRMYSEVSEELKHIPYKVVKGGNNTPRVDIEKRLYAPQEISAMILQKMKKTAEDYLGEEINRAVITVPAYFNDAQRQATKEAGEISGLKVERIINEPTAAALAYGLDKSNQNKKIVVYDLGGGTFDVSILELGDGVFEVLSTNGDTHLGGDNFDQVIIDYFSNEFQSKEGIDLRKDPMALQRLKEASEKAKIELSSSTQTEINLPYITATESGPKHLVITLTRAKFEQLSESLIRRSIDPCSKALDDAGLTTKDINEVILVGGSTRIPKVQESVEKFFQRKPSKGVNPDEVVAIGAAIQGGVLTGDVQDVLLLDVTPLSLGIETLGGVFTKLIDSNTTIPTKKSEIFSTASDNQSAVTIRVGQGERSMFNDNKEIGRFDLVDIPPAPRGTPQIEVTFDIDANGILHVSAKDKGTGKKQSIRIETSSGLNQEEIEKMKKEAKENAKEDEKIKEEINKFNAADNQIFQTEKQLKDYGNKLSEKNKKNIEESLKNLKDAYNKKDLIAIDNSMKKLNDAWTSSSKELYENKKNNKNDDTDTNNTNTKNDEEKNNKGNENIQDVDYEEVK; encoded by the coding sequence ATGAGTAAAATTATAGGTATAGACTTAGGAACTACAAATTCTTGTGTAGCTGTAATGGAAGTTAATGATCCTGTTGTTATCCCTAATTCAGAAGGAAAAAGAACAACACCTTCAATTGTTGCTTTTGTAGATAGTGGAGAAAGGAAAATAGGAGATCCAGCAAAAAGACAAGCCGTAACAAATCCACAAAAAACCATTTTTTCAATAAAACGTTTTATGGGGAGAATGTATTCTGAAGTTTCAGAAGAATTAAAACATATTCCTTATAAAGTTGTGAAAGGTGGCAACAATACGCCAAGAGTTGATATAGAAAAAAGATTATATGCTCCTCAAGAAATATCTGCTATGATACTTCAAAAAATGAAAAAAACTGCTGAAGATTATTTAGGAGAAGAAATAAATAGAGCGGTAATCACAGTTCCCGCGTATTTTAATGACGCACAAAGACAAGCAACTAAAGAAGCGGGAGAAATCTCAGGATTAAAAGTAGAAAGAATTATAAATGAACCAACAGCAGCCGCATTGGCATATGGATTGGATAAAAGCAACCAAAATAAAAAAATAGTTGTATATGATTTAGGGGGAGGAACTTTTGATGTTTCTATTTTAGAATTAGGAGATGGAGTTTTTGAAGTTCTTTCTACAAATGGGGATACTCATTTAGGAGGGGATAATTTTGATCAAGTTATAATAGATTATTTTTCTAATGAATTTCAATCTAAAGAAGGAATTGATCTTAGAAAAGATCCTATGGCATTACAACGTTTAAAAGAAGCTTCAGAAAAAGCGAAAATAGAATTATCATCTTCTACACAAACAGAAATCAATTTACCATATATTACAGCAACAGAATCTGGGCCGAAACATTTGGTGATAACTCTTACTAGAGCAAAATTTGAACAATTATCTGAAAGTTTAATACGTCGTTCCATAGATCCATGTTCTAAAGCTTTAGATGATGCAGGATTAACTACAAAAGATATAAATGAAGTGATTTTAGTTGGAGGATCAACGAGAATTCCGAAAGTACAAGAAAGCGTTGAAAAATTTTTTCAAAGAAAACCGTCTAAAGGAGTTAATCCAGATGAAGTAGTAGCAATTGGAGCGGCTATACAAGGAGGAGTTTTAACAGGAGATGTACAAGATGTGTTATTACTTGACGTTACTCCTTTATCTTTAGGAATTGAAACATTAGGAGGAGTTTTTACTAAACTTATTGATTCTAATACTACTATACCAACTAAAAAATCAGAAATATTTTCTACTGCATCTGACAATCAATCAGCAGTTACTATCCGTGTAGGACAAGGAGAAAGATCCATGTTTAACGATAATAAAGAAATAGGGAGATTTGATTTAGTGGATATTCCACCAGCACCTAGAGGAACTCCTCAAATAGAAGTTACTTTTGATATAGACGCAAATGGAATTCTCCATGTATCAGCAAAAGATAAAGGAACTGGAAAAAAACAATCAATACGTATTGAAACATCTTCTGGATTAAATCAAGAAGAAATAGAAAAAATGAAAAAAGAAGCAAAAGAAAACGCTAAAGAGGATGAAAAAATAAAGGAAGAAATAAATAAGTTTAACGCTGCAGATAATCAAATATTTCAAACAGAAAAACAATTAAAAGATTATGGAAATAAGTTATCTGAAAAAAACAAAAAAAATATTGAAGAATCTTTAAAAAATTTGAAAGATGCCTATAATAAAAAAGATCTTATAGCTATTGATAATAGCATGAAAAAATTAAATGATGCTTGGACTAGTTCTTCAAAAGAACTTTATGAAAATAAAAAAAACAATAAAAATGATGATACTGACACTAATAATACAAATACAAAAAATGATGAAGAAAAAAACAATAAAGGAAACGAAAACATACAAGATGTTGATTATGAAGAGGTAAAATAA
- a CDS encoding phosphatidate cytidylyltransferase, translating to MSEYENEKVDHHIIIYVKKKYFNLLIRFFTGVGFIFLIVFSIEKGEKFFRIVMMILSFLCLFEFLNMSRTKTILIKVVSLFFLLSIFLDIFMEKGLILYIICFIPYSTIFFIIQLFSKTLSHEEKIMQINSLILGLVYIIIPFYLASYVYSLVGKELILGIFILIWTNDSFSYLIGKKWGERKIAISISPKKSIEGFLGGVISCLISGLILYNVWGKIYWLILSFIVPIFATIGDLVESTIKRYYSVKNSGIWFPGHGGFLDRLDSFIFVISIIATVFAGYHYL from the coding sequence GTGAGTGAATATGAAAATGAAAAAGTGGATCATCATATTATAATATATGTGAAAAAAAAGTATTTCAATTTGTTAATAAGGTTTTTTACGGGGGTTGGATTTATTTTTCTAATTGTTTTTTCAATTGAAAAAGGTGAAAAATTTTTCAGAATAGTAATGATGATCTTATCTTTTCTTTGTTTATTTGAATTTTTAAATATGTCTAGGACAAAAACAATTTTGATCAAAGTTGTTTCACTCTTTTTTTTACTTTCTATATTTTTAGATATTTTTATGGAAAAAGGTTTAATTTTATATATCATTTGTTTTATTCCTTATTCTACAATATTTTTTATTATTCAATTATTTTCTAAAACACTTTCTCATGAAGAAAAAATTATGCAAATTAATTCATTAATCTTAGGATTAGTATATATTATAATTCCTTTTTACTTGGCTTCTTATGTTTATTCCCTTGTGGGAAAGGAATTAATTTTAGGAATATTTATTTTGATATGGACAAATGATTCTTTCTCTTATTTGATAGGAAAAAAATGGGGTGAGAGAAAAATCGCTATATCTATATCTCCTAAAAAGTCTATAGAAGGATTTTTGGGGGGGGTAATAAGTTGTTTAATTTCTGGATTAATTTTATATAATGTATGGGGAAAAATTTATTGGTTGATTCTTTCTTTTATTGTTCCTATTTTTGCTACTATAGGAGATCTAGTAGAATCTACTATTAAAAGATATTATAGTGTAAAAAATTCAGGAATTTGGTTTCCTGGACATGGAGGTTTTTTAGATAGATTAGATAGTTTTATCTTTGTCATTTCAATTATAGCAACAGTATTTGCTGGATATCATTATCTATGA
- the rplM gene encoding 50S ribosomal protein L13, with product MDPLSFKTTFFNNSTTKTKKMWVVMDAENQYLGRFSSQVALRIRGKHKSIFSPHVDCGDHVIVINSEKIKLSGKKWINKKYIRYTGFPGGRKIVSVKNLFKKDPRILIYKAVKGMIPKNRLGRKIIKNLHVYYGSKHNYQSQKPVYLK from the coding sequence ATGGACCCATTAAGTTTTAAAACCACTTTTTTTAATAATTCTACTACTAAAACTAAAAAAATGTGGGTTGTAATGGATGCTGAAAATCAATATCTTGGAAGATTTTCTTCTCAAGTTGCTTTAAGAATAAGAGGAAAACATAAATCTATTTTTTCTCCACATGTCGATTGCGGAGATCATGTAATTGTCATTAATTCAGAAAAAATAAAACTTTCTGGAAAAAAATGGATTAATAAAAAATATATTCGTTACACTGGATTTCCTGGAGGAAGAAAAATAGTTTCTGTAAAGAATCTTTTCAAGAAAGATCCTAGAATATTAATATATAAAGCGGTGAAAGGAATGATTCCTAAAAATCGTTTAGGAAGAAAAATTATAAAAAATCTTCATGTATATTATGGAAGTAAACATAATTATCAATCTCAAAAACCTGTTTATTTGAAATGA
- a CDS encoding phosphatidylserine decarboxylase family protein: MIHKEGVTFLIYAFFIIFLFIFLSIFLFSKLTNFFISVLLISLYIFLLFFFRNPKRNFPYSENEKEIISPADGKIVDIKKSFENEYLQKYCICISIFMSPFNVHVNRFPISGKIIYVKYHPGKYLIAWFQKASLNNERSTIVIENKKKQKILFRQIAGFLARRIVLYAKEGFFVKKGEEFGFIKFGSRVDIYLPLNSILLIKNGEKVIGGKTKISIIP; the protein is encoded by the coding sequence ATTATTCATAAAGAAGGAGTTACTTTTTTGATATATGCATTTTTTATAATTTTTTTATTCATTTTTTTATCTATTTTTTTATTTTCCAAACTAACTAATTTTTTTATATCTGTATTATTGATTTCTCTATATATTTTTCTTTTATTTTTTTTTAGAAATCCGAAAAGAAATTTTCCCTACAGTGAGAATGAAAAAGAAATTATTTCTCCCGCTGATGGAAAAATTGTAGATATAAAAAAATCTTTTGAAAATGAGTATTTACAAAAATATTGTATATGCATATCTATTTTTATGTCTCCTTTTAATGTTCATGTTAATAGATTTCCTATTTCCGGAAAAATTATTTATGTCAAATATCATCCCGGAAAATACCTCATAGCTTGGTTTCAAAAAGCATCATTGAATAATGAACGAAGTACTATTGTCATAGAAAACAAAAAAAAACAAAAAATTCTATTTAGACAAATAGCTGGATTTTTAGCTCGTCGTATTGTCCTTTATGCTAAGGAAGGTTTTTTTGTGAAAAAGGGAGAAGAATTTGGTTTCATTAAGTTTGGATCAAGAGTAGATATTTATCTACCATTAAATTCTATTCTTTTGATAAAGAATGGAGAAAAAGTAATTGGAGGGAAAACAAAAATTTCTATTATTCCATGA